A window of Macrococcus sp. 19Msa1099 genomic DNA:
AAAAGGATTTTTCAAATTGTGATAAACAGGAGGAATCTGGGGTATAATGAGAAATAAAGACAATTTGGAGGAATTTATGACAAATAAAGTTTGGTTTAGATTCGGTGTAGGGCTTCTGCTTACATTTTTAATCATCAAGTATTTCTTAGAGATTAACCATATCTTCTACCCGATCATCATCATTGTAAAATCTATTATCCTGCCGTTATTACTCGGTGGTTTCCTGTACTATATTGTAGTACCGTTCCAGGATAAGCTGGAAGAAAAGCGTCATTTAAAACGCTGGCAAAGTGTTACATTAATCATGATTGCACTGTGTTTAATTATCGGTCTATTATTCTCGTTTGTAGGACCTATTGTATCAAAGCAGACAAATAATTTCATAGATAACTATCCCGCAATTCAAAAGGAATTTCAATCGTATGTAAGTCTGGCACTAGATCAGCGCGATAAATTACCTGAGAATGTTAAAGACGGGATTAATAATGGGATAGAGAAGATGAACGAATATTCAGGGAAGATTGTAACGAATGCGTTCTCTTTTATTACACAGTTCATCTCTACGCTGTTCTTGTTAATCTTAGTACCATTCTTCCTGATCTATATGCTGAAAGATCATGACCGCTTCGTACCCTTTGTATCAGCACCGTTCACAGGGAAG
This region includes:
- a CDS encoding AI-2E family transporter yields the protein MTNKVWFRFGVGLLLTFLIIKYFLEINHIFYPIIIIVKSIILPLLLGGFLYYIVVPFQDKLEEKRHLKRWQSVTLIMIALCLIIGLLFSFVGPIVSKQTNNFIDNYPAIQKEFQSYVSLALDQRDKLPENVKDGINNGIEKMNEYSGKIVTNAFSFITQFISTLFLLILVPFFLIYMLKDHDRFVPFVSAPFTGKRKVFVVTLFKDIDKTLRSYIQGQVTVSIILGLLLLAGYLVIGLDYAVILAMWGMVTNLIPFLGPYMAVIPAIIIALIQDPVMAIYVIIIMFVAQQLEGNVITPNIMGKTLNMHPLTIITVILAAGNLGGFLAILVAVPTYAVLKTIVRNFYMHRQEITSEANKIVKERHTR